From Pseudochaenichthys georgianus chromosome 11, fPseGeo1.2, whole genome shotgun sequence, a single genomic window includes:
- the LOC117454968 gene encoding LOW QUALITY PROTEIN: diacylglycerol O-acyltransferase 1-like (The sequence of the model RefSeq protein was modified relative to this genomic sequence to represent the inferred CDS: deleted 1 base in 1 codon), whose product MKGPVTRRRRTPITGSGPVKQANGSNSHDTGENLHRAPALKPNRRCYMHPSNGKPDREMGASGQQPPHSPSRKHMSVVGGVYERLSCHVLQESLLSSASGYSNYRGILNWCVVMLVLSNARLFLENIIKYGILVDPIQVVSLFLKDPYSWPAACLIIASNVFILATLYTERRLAVGTISQRTGRILHIFNLTSILIFPAATVLTLTSMTPVGGILSLAAYSILFLKLYSYQDTNRWCRQLRRMKAKRLTRSYSCPSVAQSNGSAVQSHVSYPGNLTHRNMYYFVFAPTLCYQLNFPRSRRIRISFLMRRLFEMLFFMQLLVGLIQQWMVPTIQNSMKPFQEMDFSRMVERLLKLAVPNHLIWLIFFYWFFHSCLNFVAELLQFGDRQFYKDWWNSETVTYFWSNWNIPVYKWCLRHFYKPMLRKGVNKFLARTAVFLMSAFFHEYLVSVPLKMFRPWAFMGMMAQVPLAWFVGRFLNGNYGNAAVWISLIIGQPVAVLMYVHDYYVIHYGSTT is encoded by the exons ATGAAAGGGCCCGTAACCCGCAGGAGGAGGACACCCATCACCGGCAGCGGACCGGTGAAACAAGCCAAC GGAAGCAACAGTCACGATACCGGGGAGAACCTCCACAGAGCCCCGGCGCTGAAGCCAAACAGACGATGTTACATGCACCCGAGTAACGGGAAGCCGGACAGAGAGATGGGGGCTTCGGGGCAGCAGCCCCCACACAGTCCGAGCAGAAAACACATGAGTGTGGTTGGAGGAGTTTACGAGAGACTCAG CTGTCACGTCCTCCAGGAGTCTCTCTTAAGTTCAGCCAGTGGCTACAGCAACTACAGAGGAATCCTCAACTGGTGTGTTGTCATGCTG GTGCTGAGCAATGCACGCTTATTCTTAGAGAACATTATTAA GTATGGTATCTTGGTCGACCCTATCCAAGTAGTGTCTCTCTTCTTGAAGGACCCCTATAGCTGGCCAGCAGCTTGCCTCATCATTG CGTCTAATGTGTTCATCCTAGCAACCTTGTACACTGAGAGGCGCCTGGCTGTG GGTACCATTTCTCAAAGGACAGGAAGGATTCTTCACATTTTTAACCTGACATCCATTTTAATCTTCCCTGCAGCAACTGTACTCACTCTTACATCCATGACCCCAG tggGTGGTATACTCTCCCTAGCAGCCTACTCAATTCTGTTTCTCAAGCTGTACTCCTACCAAGACACCAACAGGTGGTGTCGACAACTCAGACGAATGAAAGCCAAAAGACTAACACGATCATACTCAT GTCCATCTGTGGCACAATCCAATGGTTCAGCAGTTCAAAGTCATGTCTCCTACCCCGGCAACCTCACCCACAGAA ACATGTACTACTTTGTCTTTGCCCCAACTCTCTGCTACCAGCTCAACTTCCCACGCTCACGTCGAATACGCATAAGTTTCTTGATGAGAAGACTTTTTGAAATG CTTTTCTTCATGCAGCTGTTGGTGGGGTTGATACAGCAG TGGATGGTTCCCACAATACAGAACTCAATGAAACCATTCCAG GAAATGGACTTTTCAAGGATGGTCGAGCGCCTCTTAAAGTTAGCT GTCCCTAACCATTTGATATGGTTAATATTCTTCTATTGGTTTTTCCACTCCTGTTTGAACTTTGTGGCAGAGCTGCTGCAGTTTGGAGACAGACAGTTCTACAAAGACTGGTG GAACTCTGAGACTGTCACATATTTTTGGAGCAACTGGAATATCCCAGTTTACAAGTGGTGTCTGAG ACACTTTTATAAGCCAATGTTGAGAAAGGGGGTCAACAAGTTTCTGGCACGTACCGCCGTCTTCCTGATGTCTGCCTTCTTCCACGAG TACCTGGTGAGCGTTCCTCTGAAGATGTTCAGACCGTGGGCCTTTATGGGAATGATGGCTCAG GTTCCTCTGGCGTGGTTTGTGGGTCGTTTTCTTAACGGAAACTATGGCAACGCCGCAGTGTGGATCTCACTCATCATTGGCCAGCCTGTCGCTGTGTTGATGTACGTCCATGACTACTATGTCATTCATTATGGGAGCACGacatag
- the LOC117454969 gene encoding LOW QUALITY PROTEIN: TBC1 domain family member 20 (The sequence of the model RefSeq protein was modified relative to this genomic sequence to represent the inferred CDS: inserted 1 base in 1 codon; deleted 1 base in 1 codon): MNRLKKKKQNAGVEVNGNGSVTREPDCGRKQKLAEIHQALINDPVDIETLRRAAGSKGGLLTDELRRKVWPKLLNINVYELPHKPGRDVRENHKDFNQVVLDVRRSMKRFPKGMRASERAVLQEQMIDIILEVLKHTPQLHYYQGYHDVAVTLLLXVGERMTIAMLDTLSNHHLRDFMDPTMDSTKHILNYLMPILEQVDTELHDFMIRAEVGTIFALSWLITWYGHVLSDFKHTMRLYDFFLASHPLMPIYLAATIVLHREKEVKKTECDMAMVHHLLSRIPQDLPYELLIGQAQDLFDQYPPSLLAKRAALQPRKSLSISTFQAFQLATLHQRPDSVLKRLTKAQGSSTSRQASRYSGLEAALPQERGQLWGKGNRMVKMAVWGLSATLGAAVFAVAQTAMDWGPEALLQLF, from the exons ATGAACAGGCTCAAAAAGAAGAAACAAAACGCAGGAGTTGAGGTGAATGGGAATGGATCTGTCACAAGAG AGCCAGATTGTGGGAGGAAACAGAAGTTAGCTGAGATCCATCAGGCTTTGATCAA TGATCCAGTGGACATTGAGACCCTGAGG AGGGCAGCGGGCAGTAAGGGAGGCCTGCTCACCGATGAACTGAGGAGGAAGGTCTGGCCCAAACTACTGAACATCAATGTGTACGAACTGCCTCATAAACCTG GTCGAGATGTGAGGGAAAACCACAAGGACTTTAACCAAGTAGTCCTTGATGTCAGGAGGTCTATGAAGCGGTTCCCTaaag GTATGCGAGCCTCAGAGAGAGCTGTGCTTCAGGAGCAGATGATTGACATCATACTGGAGGTTTTGAAACACACCCCCCAGCTCCATTACTACCAAGGCTACCATGATGTGGCGGTCACTCTGCTGC GGGTTGGGGAGCGGATGACCATCGCCATGCTGGACACTCTGTCCAATCACCATCTCAG GGATTTCATGGATCCTACCATGGACAGCAcgaaacacattttaaactaCCTGATGCCTATATTGGAACAAGTTGATACAGAACTACATGACTTCATgatcag AGCGGAGGTGGGAACCATCTTCGCCCTGTCCTGGCTCATCACATGGTACGGCCACGTGCTGTCAGACTTCAAACACACCATGAGACTCTACGACTTCTTCCTGGCCTCACACCCTCTGATGCCCATCTACCTCGCTGCTACG ATTGTGTTACACAGAGAGAAGGAGGTGAAGAAGACTGAGTGTGACATGGCCATGGTCCACCACCTCCTCTCCCGCATCCCCCAGGACCTCCCATACGAACTTCTGATTGGCCAGGCCCAGGACCTGTTCGACCAGTACCCTCCATCCCTACTGGCCAAGCGCGCAGCACTGCAGCCCCGCAAGAG TCTGTCCATCAGCACCTTCCAGGCGTTTCAGCTTGCCACCCTCCATCAGAGGCCCGACTCCGTTCTCAAACGCCTCACCAAGGCCCAGGGCTCCAGCACTTCCAGACAAG CCTCTCGATACTCAGGTCTGGAAGCAGCTTTGCCCCAAGAGCGAGGCCAGCTGTGGGGGAAGGGGAACAGGATGGTGAAGATGGCAGTGTGGGGGCTGTCCGCCACGCTCGGGGCCGCCGTGTTCGCTGTGGCTCAGACGGCTATGGACTGGGGACCCGAGGCGTTACTACAACTGTTCTGA